The stretch of DNA AAACACTTCCGGCAGGTAATTCTACTGGTGGAGGAACAGCCACCACCGTCGCAGCTTCAAACCAGATACTTCTGCACATCATTGAAGAGTCACAGTAAGTTGCTATCAGCTAGTTGTTTATACCATCCCATGTAAGTCTCAATGCTCACACCTGAATTATCCTATGAAAATTctcatataattttaaataccaGACTCAACAACATTGAGCGAAGTAAGTTGGTATCAGTGAGTTGTTTATACCTTGCCATTTAATTCTCAATGCTCACACCTAAATTCTCCTATGAAAATtctcaaataattttaaataccaGACTCaacaacataaacatttaaatagttTCAGGTATGGCGATTTGATGCCCATTTTTTGTATACATACAAACAGTTTCATGCCTGAAAGaagagaaatgagaaaacaagaGCAACTTTTGAAGTTTTTATTGACAGAATTTCACATCGAACTCAATGTTTCAAGAAAGTCCATCTAATAATAACTAGCACAAACAGGACTAGTGCACCAATCCTAAAAAATCTGCAATTTCAGCATTTAAATGCCTTCTTTGAATTCCATTCACCCCACCTGCTCCAAGTTAACGCAAATGAATTGTCAAATAAGCAAAGTAAACAAGATATTTAATATGGTATCAATACTCAGGGAGCATTTTGACAAATGCCACCCAGAATGATAGAATAATTTTGAATTACCGTGGGTCTTCTTGGAGTCGGTCTGACGGAAGCAATAGCATAAAATTCCTGAAATGCCCATAAGATATTGATTCCTCAGCATCAGCATTCAGGAAACGCATCATGACAACAGCATTATCTTCATTTGCTGGGAGTCCTGCATTCTTCAGTGATGCCAAGATTTCACTTTTCTGTAGAGTCCCGGACTTGCTCAAACAGAGACTGGTGTAAGCACGAAGTATTGTTGGTTCTTTCTGTTCCATCAAGGATAAGAATTGTTTCCAACCAAAAGATTTCGAGAACAACTGACTTCTAGCACGGCACATAAAATCGTGAGCATATCTCTTAGGCAGTTTTCTTTTTCTCATAGCTACTTCAAGATCTTCCATTGTAACTTGTCCATCTCCATCTCTATCCAACTCCTGGAAAAACCTTCttcctgaaaaaaaagaagaagaagaagagaaatGTAGATTGAGATTCACCAAGAGACTGATCACAAATTACTACAAATAATACCAAGAAAACACATCTGatgaggattttttttttttgaatttaagGGTGAAGggtaaaaatacttttaaatagcttgtATGGGGTACTACCcgaatattttatttcacaGGGACTGAGAATAGTTGAACTTGGGTCAGTTACTGAATGTTAGTATGTGAcacaaaagaatttaaaacaatATACTTTGAATGACAACACTGCATATTCTTAATGTTTGTCTTAATTTTTGTGGAAAACCACTTAAACATAATAGTAATGCATACCTTCAGCTTCTGTATACCTGAAGAAATCCTGGACTGAGAAAAGTTTCTTTTTGTCAGGGTGGTCTTCTTTTGAAGGCCTACCTATCTGAGGTAGAAGCTCAATTAATTCTGTAAATGAGACAGTAGATAGAGTCGTTCTCAATCGCTCAACATTGGATAGTGGAATACTTAGCAACCCAGTTGACACCTTCAATGGTGAAGTACCTCCATTATTATTATCTTCCTGATTAACATTATTACAAACTCCATCATCCCCCATATCCTTTACAGAAGGCACTTCAACAATACCAGATGGCACACCTCCGACTCGTGCAAACTTCAAGTTTCCCAAAAATCCATTCACATCTGCTCTTTTACCTTCTAAAATACAGGTAAATGCCCTAAAGTGGTCAAATTGGTTAATAGGAGGGATCGAAGCTTCGTGATCAGCATTCACACACTCACGTTCTGGAAAACCCCCATAAAACTTCGGCAAATgactcaactgatcaaacacTATCCCTATAAAATACTCAAATGACAAGTCTTTTCCTTCTTTAACCTTTGACTCCTGCTGCTTGATTTCACTAGCAACTCTTGGTTTTACTTCCACTTGCGCTCCTGAAGTATCCCTGCTACTCATCTTCTGTGTCCGTGTTTTCCCAGACTTGAATGGGGTTGGGATTCCCTGAACAAATCCATTAATTAAAAACGCCCATGCCACCTCAATGTGAAAGCATTTCCAGTTTTCTTTCTCACGATCATCAGTTCCATGTCTCTGCTTCGCCCCTTTCTTTGACGAATGAACATTCATATTCTCAATCTCATCTCCAGCATTATTACACACACCATTGGCACATTTTTCGGTAAAAATCCCGAAAAAAATCTTAATGGGAACTTTCCCTTTTTTCCTCTCATCTACTTTAACCACCATATGTTGATCGGCACTCGCACTACTCTTTCTTTTTGCATTGAACGGAGCTACCACTAGCtctacattattattattattcaaatttCCCTTTTCTGAAACACCATGAAAGCAATTCACAACCTTACGAAAATTGGATTCAATAGGCAAAAAAGCACTCTTAAAAACCtgaattgaattaaaaaatgaCTCCAACGGGTCGTTTCCTGTCACCACCATCACGAAAACCCTAgctcaagaacacataaaagTAATCCCACAATCTAACCAAtgcaaaaatatcaaaaaaaatcaaaataaaccGAAACCCATCAAGGAAACACCACCTTTTCAATTCAACGAGCTGATTGgaatattttgataaaaatcTGTGACGGATAGTCGACTCTGGATGTCCGTTTGTCAGTTCTTCTTGTGCTGTGTGTTGTATATTGCATTTACATACATGTAAATTTTTGTGGATGGGTTTTCCCGAAATTTAAGCATCCAGATGCTCGTGGTGTTGGCACATGTAGTATATATGCACATTTGAATAGAATTCCAGATAAATTTGGATAAAGGGACGTATTTCTGAGTCACCAAAGAGATTAACTTTTACATAGAAAGGAAATTTTTTACGCTAATTCGACGAGATCCGGATAAGGGATTTTGTAATTTTGCTTTTCCGAGGAGAAATCTTAACTCATTTCAGGAAATCCCAACGCAGATAATGAACTTTAATTACATTGAAGATTGAAGTTAATCTCTTGGAATCACctacaataaatatttatttaaataaaatttttacatatttatgataaataaattttagagaCATCACGGGACCAAATATTGTTTTATATACAATGAGTTGGTCGACACGATATTTATTtgtgaagttaattaattatgtttatatttataataataaatattttttttaatataaaaaataatatttgtttaaatgactcaaataaaatatctatttaCACAAAATTGAACGTCTTGCATTTGTTTTTGTGATATACGACGTATATTCGAATATTTAAGGTTAATTATCATGGGAAGAAGTGGAGTAAAAAATTAATGTTAGTTTTTTCCCGATGgtagaaaaaaattattaacatgCAAAGCATTGACATTAAATGCTTATAAAAAAGGCAAtaatttatgtgagacgatctcataaatcgtatttatgaaacagatatcttattttgggtcatctatgaaaaaataataatttttatgctaagagtattactttttattgtgaatatcggtaatgTTAGATCCgcctcacagataaagattcgtaaaacCCTCTCACAAGATACTTActctataaaaaaaaatgtgttaATATCAAATTACAAATTCAACATCTTATATCAGTTTAAAATAAAGTCACAAGAAAATATTCAAATAGGCTTTGAAAATTGACAAATCCATCCATGCTAAACCAATCACTCTATAAATACAAAGTTTCCCCCATCAAGCATCACTCGAAGTGGTTTGTTCTCCATCGATGTTAGCTCGTTTCTTTTTTAATGGGCGATCAATTCCACTAGAATCATGTTCATGATCCTCAGAGGATTCCCTTTCGGGCGACATTGAGTCCTTACATGAATGTTGTTGACCTGCCAAAAGGCATGCATCTGATGTAACTTCTTTTACGTTGGAACGGTCGTCCGTCGAGGGTCCTGGTCTGTCGTGACCAGAGGAAGGTGGATTCTCAACCATTTGAAACTGCAAAGGCTCGTTTGAATTTTGTGATGATGTTTTAGCCTTGTTTTCTTCCATCTTTTTCTGCTGCTCAAAGATCTTTTGAAGATGCTTCCCTTGTTCTTCAATTCGCAATTGAAGATTTCTTTGAATCTGCAGAGAAAAGGGTACTCCATATATTGTCAAGACTGTTGCTTATTAGGTTATATAAAAATGCTTGTCGCCCAACCAGTGAAGAAAATTTAGGAGATATGATCCGTAAAGAAAAATGGATTTTAATAAACTTGGGAAACAAAAAACAACCCCTCATGCAGCAGAGCTAATCTAGATGAACTCCTATTAATTAACATTTcctataaaaaaaagaaaatcttAATATATAtgttgataaaaataaaaactagaACTATAAAATCGCACATACAAAGAAACAATCTCTTCTCAATCATAAGCAATTAGACATGAAACTAGCAACACGATCATTAGCATACCTCAAGTTGTTCATGGAGTTGCTTCTGCACTTCCATC from Primulina tabacum isolate GXHZ01 chromosome 3, ASM2559414v2, whole genome shotgun sequence encodes:
- the LOC142540504 gene encoding uncharacterized protein LOC142540504 — encoded protein: MVVTGNDPLESFFNSIQVFKSAFLPIESNFRKVVNCFHGVSEKGNLNNNNNVELVVAPFNAKRKSSASADQHMVVKVDERKKGKVPIKIFFGIFTEKCANGVCNNAGDEIENMNVHSSKKGAKQRHGTDDREKENWKCFHIEVAWAFLINGFVQGIPTPFKSGKTRTQKMSSRDTSGAQVEVKPRVASEIKQQESKVKEGKDLSFEYFIGIVFDQLSHLPKFYGGFPERECVNADHEASIPPINQFDHFRAFTCILEGKRADVNGFLGNLKFARVGGVPSGIVEVPSVKDMGDDGVCNNVNQEDNNNGGTSPLKVSTGLLSIPLSNVERLRTTLSTVSFTELIELLPQIGRPSKEDHPDKKKLFSVQDFFRYTEAEGRRFFQELDRDGDGQVTMEDLEVAMRKRKLPKRYAHDFMCRARSQLFSKSFGWKQFLSLMEQKEPTILRAYTSLCLSKSGTLQKSEILASLKNAGLPANEDNAVVMMRFLNADAEESISYGHFRNFMLLLPSDRLQEDPRSIWFEAATVVAVPPPVELPAGSVLKSALAGGLSSALSTSFLYPVDTVKTRVQASTLSFPEVISKLPQLGVRGFYRGSIPAILGQFSSHGLRTGIFEASKLVLINVAPTLPELQVQSIASFCSTVLGTAVRIPCEVLKQRLQAGLFENVGEAIVGTFQQDGLKGFFRGTGATLFREVPFYVAGMGLYAESKKAVQKLLERELEPWETIAVGALSGGLAAVVTTPFDVMKTRMMTAPPGRPITISVVALSILRHEGPLGLFKGAVPRFFWIAPLGAMNFAGYELARKAMVKNEEAGEPVVQK